A DNA window from Caretta caretta isolate rCarCar2 chromosome 7, rCarCar1.hap1, whole genome shotgun sequence contains the following coding sequences:
- the LOC142072897 gene encoding uncharacterized protein LOC142072897 codes for MQSSSAQVTMMESQNRKRAPAWTEREVRDLIAVWGEESVLSELRSSFRNAKTFLKISQGMKDRGHNGDPKQCHVKLKELRQAYQKTREANSRSGSEPQTCRFYDELHAILGGSATTTPAVLFDSFNGDGGNTEVGFGDEEDDEEEEVVDSSQQASGETSFPDSQELFLTLDLEPVPPEPTQGCLLDPAGGEGTSAACVSMITGTSPSQRLVKLRKKKKRTHDEMFSELMLSSHTDRAQTNAWRQIMSECRKAQNDREERWRAEESKWRAEESKWRAEDRAEAQRWRQRDERRQDSMLRLLQDQTSMLQCMVELQQRQLEHRLPLLPLCNQPPSSPSSIVSTPRRPRTRWGGLRPTSHSTTEDCPKKRRLSFNKF; via the exons atgcagagctcatcagcacaggtgaccatgatggagtcccagaatcgcaaaagagctccagcatggaccgaacgggaggtacgggatctgatcgctgtttggggagaggaatccgtgctatcagaactccgttccagttttcgaaatgccaaaacctttctgaaaatctcccagggcatgaaggacagaggccataacggggacccgaagcagtgccacgtgaaactgaaggagctgaggcaagcctaccagaaaaccagagaggcgaacagccgctctgggtcagagccccaaacatgccgcttctatgatgagctgcatgccattttagggggttcagccaccactaccccagccgtgttgtttgactccttcaatggagatggaggcaatacggaagtaggttttggggacgaagaagatgatgaggaggaggaggttgtagatagctcacagcaagcaagcggagaaaccagttttcccgacagccaggaactgtttctcaccctagacctggagccagtaccccccgaacccacccaaggctgcctcctggacccagcaggcggagaagggacctctg ctgcatgtgtttcaatgatcacaggaacttctccttcccagaggctagtgaagcttagaaagaaaaaaaaacgcactcacgatgaaatgttctccgagctcatgctgtcctcccacactgacagagcacagacgaatgcatggaggcaaataatgtcagagtgcaggaaagcacaaaatgaccgggaggagaggtggagggctgaagagagtaagtggcgggctgaagagagtaagtggcgggctgaagacagggctgaagctcaaaggtggcggcagcgtgatgagaggaggcaggattcaatgctgaggctgctgcaggaccaaaccagtatgctccagtgtatggttgagctgcagcaaaggcagctggagcacagactgccactgctgcccctctgtaaccaaccgccctcctccccaagttccatagtctccacacccagacgcccaagaacgcggtgggggggcctccggccaaccagccactccaccacagaggattgcccaaaaaaaagaaggctgtcattcaataaattttaa